Proteins co-encoded in one Prunus persica cultivar Lovell chromosome G6, Prunus_persica_NCBIv2, whole genome shotgun sequence genomic window:
- the LOC109949536 gene encoding uncharacterized protein LOC109949536 isoform X1 produces MRVQAENSSIGRLGKRLTTPSILVKFELASSLPRKYSPKKRARNLGSRLAESLRRALEEQRKAEQRKDGGGGKVGQPTIPMDGDPDPLRVIPPSTPSLQPTIVLNGDGSTEKDRDMDTSAVELGPKKRRVNNGDINQHQANFSGLRIHSAFTLFFRTCQLSICNSKLEGFEGKSHNGKINMTLQATLEATCLQYHA; encoded by the exons ATGAGAGTCCAAGCTGAGAATAGCAGCATCGGGAGGTTGGGCAAGAGGTTGACCACTCCTTCCATACTTGTAAAGTTCGAGCTCGCATCCTCCTTACCAAG GAAGTATTCACCAAAGAAGAGGGCAAGAAATCTGGGCTCTAGGCTCGCAGAGTCCTTGAGGAGAGCTCTTGAGGAACAAAGAAAGGCAGAGCAAAGAAAGGACGGTGGTGGAGGCAAGGTTGGCCAACCTACAATTCCCATGGATGGTGATCCCGATCCCCTTCGAGTCATCCCTCCTAGCACACCTTCTTTACAACCAACCATTGTGCTCAATGGGGATGGTTCCACGGAGAAAGACAGAGATATGGACACGTCGGCAGTGGAACTTGGTCCCAAGAAGCGAAGGGTAAATAATGGTGACATAAACCAACACCAGGCTAACTTTTCAGGCCTGAGGATCCACTCGGCCTTCACCTTATTCTTTAGGACATGTCAGCTTAGCATTTGCAATTCTAAGCTTGAAGGATTTGAGGGGAAGTCCCATAATGGAAAGATAAATATGACTTTGCAAGCCACGCTAGAG
- the LOC109949536 gene encoding uncharacterized protein LOC109949536 isoform X2: MRVQAENSSIGRLGKRKYSPKKRARNLGSRLAESLRRALEEQRKAEQRKDGGGGKVGQPTIPMDGDPDPLRVIPPSTPSLQPTIVLNGDGSTEKDRDMDTSAVELGPKKRRVNNGDINQHQANFSGLRIHSAFTLFFRTCQLSICNSKLEGFEGKSHNGKINMTLQATLEATCLQYHA; the protein is encoded by the exons ATGAGAGTCCAAGCTGAGAATAGCAGCATCGGGAGGTTGGGCAAGAG GAAGTATTCACCAAAGAAGAGGGCAAGAAATCTGGGCTCTAGGCTCGCAGAGTCCTTGAGGAGAGCTCTTGAGGAACAAAGAAAGGCAGAGCAAAGAAAGGACGGTGGTGGAGGCAAGGTTGGCCAACCTACAATTCCCATGGATGGTGATCCCGATCCCCTTCGAGTCATCCCTCCTAGCACACCTTCTTTACAACCAACCATTGTGCTCAATGGGGATGGTTCCACGGAGAAAGACAGAGATATGGACACGTCGGCAGTGGAACTTGGTCCCAAGAAGCGAAGGGTAAATAATGGTGACATAAACCAACACCAGGCTAACTTTTCAGGCCTGAGGATCCACTCGGCCTTCACCTTATTCTTTAGGACATGTCAGCTTAGCATTTGCAATTCTAAGCTTGAAGGATTTGAGGGGAAGTCCCATAATGGAAAGATAAATATGACTTTGCAAGCCACGCTAGAG